The proteins below are encoded in one region of Carassius auratus strain Wakin linkage group LG44F, ASM336829v1, whole genome shotgun sequence:
- the LOC113068333 gene encoding CTP synthase 1 isoform X1: MCARLFSLYKSCFCSVEIVQHLSHRASRAFYTKYPNLSSDISDHPRVIGSMKYILVTGGVISGIGKGIIASSVGTILKSCGLHVTAIKIDPYINIDAGTFSPYEHGEVFVLDDGGEVDLDLGNYERFLDIRLTKDNNLTTGKIYQSVINKERRGDYLGKTVQVVPHITDAIQDWVMRQAKVPVDDDGVEPQVCVIELGGTVGDIESMPFIEAFRQFQFKVKRENFCNIHVSLVPQPSATGEQKTKPTQNSVRELRGLGLSPDLIMCRCSTPLDNSVKEKISMFCHVEPEQVICVHDVSSIYRVPLLLEKQGVVGYFCRRLNLPIETRPRKMLAKWKEMSDRSDRLLEQCSIALVGKYTKFSDSYASVIKALEHSALAISHKLEVKYVDSADLEASTLQEEPVRYHEAWQKLCSAHGILVPGGFGVRGTEGKIQAISWARKQKKPFLGVCLGMQLAVCEFARNMLDWKDANSTEFDPETKHPVVIDMPEHNPGQMGGTMRLGKRRTIFKTKNSILRKLYGDVDYVEERHRHRFEVNPELKQHFEEKGFRFVGQDVEGERMEVIELDDHPYFVGVQYHPEFTSRPIKPSPPYFGLLLAAAGRLPGYLQKGCRLSPRETYSDRSGSSSPDLEITDLKLCSLAQE; encoded by the exons ATGTGCGCGCGTTTATTCTCGCTTTACAAAAGCTGCTTTTGTTCTGTAGAGATCGTTCAACATCTGTCGCATCGAGCCAGTCGAGCATTTTACACTAAATATCCGAATCTGTCATCAGATATATCAGATCACCCG CGTGTGATTGGCAGTATGAAGTATATTCTGGTGACCGGCGGCGTGATCTCAGGCATCGGGAAAGGCATTATAGCCAGCAGCGTGGGAACCATCCTCAAGTCCTGCGGCCTGCACGTCACAGCCATCAAGATCGACCCGTACATCAACATCGACGCAGGGACCTTCTCTCCATATGAGCACG GTGAGGTGTTTGTTCTGGATGACGGGGGAGAGGTGGATTTGGATCTGGGCAACTATGAGCGTTTTCTGGACATCAGGCTCACTAAAGACAACAACCTGACCACCGGGAAGATCTACCAGTCTGTCATCAACAAAGAGCGCAGGGGAGATTACCTGGGCAAAACCGTACAGG TGGTGCCGCACATAACTGATGCGATTCAGGACTGGGTGATGCGTCAAGCTAAAGTTCCCGTGGACGACGACGGCGTTGAGCCCCAGGTCTGCGTCATCGAG CTGGGCGGTACGGTCGGAGATATAGAGAGCATGCCCTTCATCGAAGCCTTCAGGCAGTTCCAGTTTAAAGTGAAGAGAGAGAACTTCTGCAATATTCACGTCAGTCTGGTTCCACAG CCCAGCGCTACAGGAGAGCAGAAGACCAAACCCACGCAGAACAGTGTGAGGGAGCTCAGAGGACTGGGACTGTCTCCTGACCTG ATTATGTGTCGTTGCTCCACTCCGCTTGATAACTCGGTGAAAGAGAAGATATCCATGTTCTGTCATGTGGAACCTGAACAG GTGATCTGTGTACATGACGTGTCGTCCATCTACAGAGTGCCGCTGCTCTTAGAAAAGCAGGGTGTTGTGGGATACTTCTGTCGCAGGCTGAACCTGCCCATTGAAACCAGACCCAGGAAAATGCTGGCGAAGTGGAAAGAGATGTCAGACAG GTCAGACAGGCTGTTGGAGCAGTGCTCCATTGCTCTGGTGGGGAAATACACCAAGTTTTCAGACTCGTATGCCTCCGTGATCAAAGCCCTGGAGCACTCCGCTCTCGCCATCAGCCACAAACTAGAGGTTAAG tatGTTGACTCTGCAGATTTGGAGGCCAGTACGCTACAGGAGGAGCCAGTGAGGTACCACGAAGCCTGGCAGAAACTCTGCAGTGCCCA TGGTATTTTAGTACCTGGAGGATTTGGGGTACGAGGGACGGAGGGCAAGATTCAAGCCATCAGCTGGGCCAGGAAACAGAAGAAGCCCTTCCTGG GTGTGTGTTTGGGGATGCAGCTCGCTGTGTGTGAATTTGCTAGAAACATGTTGGATTGGAAAG ATGCCAACTCCACTGAGTTTGACCCAGAAACGAAACATCCTGTG GTGATCGACATGCCGGAGCACAATCCAGGGCAGATGGGAGGAACGATGCGGCTGGGGAAACGGAGAACCATTTTCAAAACCAAAAACAGCATACTCA GGAAACTTTACGGAGATGTAGATTATGTCGAGGAAAGACACCGGCATCGCTTTGAG GTGAACCCAGAGCTGAAGCAGCATTTTGAGGAGAAGGGCTTTCGTTTTGTGGGTCAGGACGTGGAGGGCGAGAGAATGGAGGTCATCGAGCTGGACG ATCACCCGTATTTTGTTGGCGTCCAGTATCACCCAGAATTCACCTCCAGACCCATAAAGCCGTCCCCGCCGTACTTTGGGCTGTTGTTAGCAGCTGCGGGGAGGCTTCCAGGTTACCTTCAGAAAGGCTGTCGGCTTTCACCACG AGAAACATACAGTGACCGGAGCGGCAGCAGTTCTCCAGACTTGGAGATCACGGACTTGAAACTATGCTCGCTTGCTCAGGAATAA
- the LOC113068333 gene encoding CTP synthase 1 isoform X2 produces MKYILVTGGVISGIGKGIIASSVGTILKSCGLHVTAIKIDPYINIDAGTFSPYEHGEVFVLDDGGEVDLDLGNYERFLDIRLTKDNNLTTGKIYQSVINKERRGDYLGKTVQVVPHITDAIQDWVMRQAKVPVDDDGVEPQVCVIELGGTVGDIESMPFIEAFRQFQFKVKRENFCNIHVSLVPQPSATGEQKTKPTQNSVRELRGLGLSPDLIMCRCSTPLDNSVKEKISMFCHVEPEQVICVHDVSSIYRVPLLLEKQGVVGYFCRRLNLPIETRPRKMLAKWKEMSDRSDRLLEQCSIALVGKYTKFSDSYASVIKALEHSALAISHKLEVKYVDSADLEASTLQEEPVRYHEAWQKLCSAHGILVPGGFGVRGTEGKIQAISWARKQKKPFLGVCLGMQLAVCEFARNMLDWKDANSTEFDPETKHPVVIDMPEHNPGQMGGTMRLGKRRTIFKTKNSILRKLYGDVDYVEERHRHRFEVNPELKQHFEEKGFRFVGQDVEGERMEVIELDDHPYFVGVQYHPEFTSRPIKPSPPYFGLLLAAAGRLPGYLQKGCRLSPRETYSDRSGSSSPDLEITDLKLCSLAQE; encoded by the exons ATGAAGTATATTCTGGTGACCGGCGGCGTGATCTCAGGCATCGGGAAAGGCATTATAGCCAGCAGCGTGGGAACCATCCTCAAGTCCTGCGGCCTGCACGTCACAGCCATCAAGATCGACCCGTACATCAACATCGACGCAGGGACCTTCTCTCCATATGAGCACG GTGAGGTGTTTGTTCTGGATGACGGGGGAGAGGTGGATTTGGATCTGGGCAACTATGAGCGTTTTCTGGACATCAGGCTCACTAAAGACAACAACCTGACCACCGGGAAGATCTACCAGTCTGTCATCAACAAAGAGCGCAGGGGAGATTACCTGGGCAAAACCGTACAGG TGGTGCCGCACATAACTGATGCGATTCAGGACTGGGTGATGCGTCAAGCTAAAGTTCCCGTGGACGACGACGGCGTTGAGCCCCAGGTCTGCGTCATCGAG CTGGGCGGTACGGTCGGAGATATAGAGAGCATGCCCTTCATCGAAGCCTTCAGGCAGTTCCAGTTTAAAGTGAAGAGAGAGAACTTCTGCAATATTCACGTCAGTCTGGTTCCACAG CCCAGCGCTACAGGAGAGCAGAAGACCAAACCCACGCAGAACAGTGTGAGGGAGCTCAGAGGACTGGGACTGTCTCCTGACCTG ATTATGTGTCGTTGCTCCACTCCGCTTGATAACTCGGTGAAAGAGAAGATATCCATGTTCTGTCATGTGGAACCTGAACAG GTGATCTGTGTACATGACGTGTCGTCCATCTACAGAGTGCCGCTGCTCTTAGAAAAGCAGGGTGTTGTGGGATACTTCTGTCGCAGGCTGAACCTGCCCATTGAAACCAGACCCAGGAAAATGCTGGCGAAGTGGAAAGAGATGTCAGACAG GTCAGACAGGCTGTTGGAGCAGTGCTCCATTGCTCTGGTGGGGAAATACACCAAGTTTTCAGACTCGTATGCCTCCGTGATCAAAGCCCTGGAGCACTCCGCTCTCGCCATCAGCCACAAACTAGAGGTTAAG tatGTTGACTCTGCAGATTTGGAGGCCAGTACGCTACAGGAGGAGCCAGTGAGGTACCACGAAGCCTGGCAGAAACTCTGCAGTGCCCA TGGTATTTTAGTACCTGGAGGATTTGGGGTACGAGGGACGGAGGGCAAGATTCAAGCCATCAGCTGGGCCAGGAAACAGAAGAAGCCCTTCCTGG GTGTGTGTTTGGGGATGCAGCTCGCTGTGTGTGAATTTGCTAGAAACATGTTGGATTGGAAAG ATGCCAACTCCACTGAGTTTGACCCAGAAACGAAACATCCTGTG GTGATCGACATGCCGGAGCACAATCCAGGGCAGATGGGAGGAACGATGCGGCTGGGGAAACGGAGAACCATTTTCAAAACCAAAAACAGCATACTCA GGAAACTTTACGGAGATGTAGATTATGTCGAGGAAAGACACCGGCATCGCTTTGAG GTGAACCCAGAGCTGAAGCAGCATTTTGAGGAGAAGGGCTTTCGTTTTGTGGGTCAGGACGTGGAGGGCGAGAGAATGGAGGTCATCGAGCTGGACG ATCACCCGTATTTTGTTGGCGTCCAGTATCACCCAGAATTCACCTCCAGACCCATAAAGCCGTCCCCGCCGTACTTTGGGCTGTTGTTAGCAGCTGCGGGGAGGCTTCCAGGTTACCTTCAGAAAGGCTGTCGGCTTTCACCACG AGAAACATACAGTGACCGGAGCGGCAGCAGTTCTCCAGACTTGGAGATCACGGACTTGAAACTATGCTCGCTTGCTCAGGAATAA
- the LOC113068336 gene encoding ras-related protein Rab-39B-like, with the protein MDALWQYQFRIILLGDSTVGKSSLLKRFTDGVYSDVADPTVGVDFYARSLDIEPGVKIKLQLWDTAGQERFRSITTSYYRNSVGGLLVFDLTNRKTFDHIREWHREVSEHILPHHMIYILIGHKSDLNRDRKVTRDEAEQLAAELGIRYVETSAKCNSNVERAFELLSRDIYELMKMGEISTREGWDGVKSGLIPKALYPAEEEAEREKSCNC; encoded by the exons ATGGATGCTTTATGGCAATACCAGTTCAGGATCATTTTACTGGGGGACTCGACGGTGGGCAAATCATCTCTGCTCAAGAGGTTCACGGATGGCGTCTACAGCGACGTCGCGGACCCCACGGTCGGCGTGGACTTCTACGCCCGCTCTCTAGACATCGAGCCCGGGGTTAAAATCAAGCTACAGCTATGGGACACAGCCGGACAGGAGAGATTCAG GTCCATCACCACTTCCTACTATCGCAACTCTGTGGGCGGCCTCTTAGTCTTCGACCTGACGAACAGGAAGACCTTCGATCACATACGGGAATGGCACCGAGAGGTCAGCGAGCACATCCTGCCTCATCACATGATCTACATCCTAATCGGCCACAAGAGCGACCTGAACCGCGACCGCAAGGTGACGCGGGACGAGGCGGAGCAGCTGGCGGCCGAACTCGGCATCCGCTACGTGGAGACTTCGGCCAAGTGCAACAGCAACGTGGAGCGTGCTTTCGAGCTGCTCTCACGGGACATCTATGAGCTGATGAAGATGGGCGAGATCTCCACGCGTGAAGGCTGGGACGGGGTCAAGAGCGGCCTCATCCCTAAAGCTCTGTACCCCGCCGAGGAGGAGGCGGAGCGAGAAAAGAGCTGCAACTGCTGA